The nucleotide sequence GCGTCACCGTCGTACAGCGTCCGCCATGCGGCGGTGAAGCGGGGCAGGTCCAGCGGCCCGTACCAGCGGGCCAGGAGCTGCTCGACGTGGAGTCCGGCGCCGGGGCGCACGAGCGTGTCGAGCAGCAGGTCCCGCTGGAGCGGGGACGCGGGTACGGCCGGCGGGCGCGGGCCGCGGCCGCAGTCGGCGGCCCGGGGGCGGCTGGCCGGGCCGGTGGAGCGGGTCCGGGGGCGCGGACGCGGGCGCGCGGGCGCCGCGCTGAGCAGGTCGGACAGCAGCCCGACGGGGTACGGGTGGGGCGCCACCGTCAGGGTGTGGTGGGTGTCCGAGTGCCGTTCCAGGGTGGGCTCGCAGGCCGGGAGGAGTGCGAGGGCCGCCTCCAGGTGTGCCGCCTCCAGCGGCCCGTGCAGCTCCAGCGAGGGCGGCGGGCCGGGCACGAGGACGACCGCCATGGCCGCGCTCATCGGAATCCTCCCTCCTTTTTCTTCTGCGTGTCTGACGTCGCTGTCTGGTGTCCGGTGTCCGGTGTCACGAGCCGTCCGGTGAGGTCAGCGGGCCCCCAGTTCCTCCTCCACGGCACCCATGAACCCTTCGTCGAGCATCGTTTCGACCGCGGTGTCCCGCGCGGAGTCCAGCCCGGTGTCATGACAGGCCGTGCTGAGCAGGTACCGCCTGAGCACCCGGTGCGTGGCGAACGACCACGCGCCGCCCCCGGCCGGGCTGCCGTCGGGCCCCAGGAGTCCGCCGTCGGCCAGGCCGAAGCCGAATTCCGTGAACCCCAGCCTCAGCCCTTGTCCCAGGGCCTTGGTGTAGGCCTCCTTGAGGGTCCACAGCCGGAGCATCTCGGCGACCTGCCGCTCCGGGGGCATCCGGTCCAGTTCGGCGGCCTCGGCGGGGATGCACACCCGGTCCCGCAGCAGCTCGAAGGACATCCGCCGGCCGGCCGGCTCCACGTCCACGCCGATCCGTCCGGTCCTGCTGACACCGACGGCGATGAGGTCCTCGGTGTGGCTGAGGCTGACGTCGATCTGGCTCATGCCGCGGATGTACGGGCGTCCGCCGATCCGGTACGACAGGTCCAGCGCGGCCGGATCGGTCCGCAGCGCCGCCGCCGCGGTGTACTTGACGACCATGCGCGAGGTGACGAAGCGGTAGCGGACCGCGGCGTCCGGGGTGCGCCGGTAACGCTGCCAGTCGCGGCCCAGCAGCGGTCGCAGCGAGGTGTCGGCGAGCGCCGCGGTCAGCCACTCCCCCCACGTCGCGTACACGACGACGCTGCCGCGACGTTCCAGTGCCGCGGAGACCGCTTCCCAGGGCCCGTCGGGGCCGGTGACGTGGATGGGCAGCGCGCCCGCGCGGTTCATCGGGTGAGCTCCGTACCTTCGAGGTCGCAGCTGCGGCCGGTGCGGTGCCGGCGGATCAGCTCGTCGAGCACCTGCGCCAGGCAGCCCTCGGGCAGGTCGGGCACGGCGATGCCGAGACGGCTGCCGATGCGCGTCAGCGCGAGTACGGCCCAGGCGGGGTCGGCGAGGAAGGCGTCCGTGCCGTCCTGCGCC is from Streptomyces sp. NBC_00190 and encodes:
- a CDS encoding 4'-phosphopantetheinyl transferase family protein; this translates as MNRAGALPIHVTGPDGPWEAVSAALERRGSVVVYATWGEWLTAALADTSLRPLLGRDWQRYRRTPDAAVRYRFVTSRMVVKYTAAAALRTDPAALDLSYRIGGRPYIRGMSQIDVSLSHTEDLIAVGVSRTGRIGVDVEPAGRRMSFELLRDRVCIPAEAAELDRMPPERQVAEMLRLWTLKEAYTKALGQGLRLGFTEFGFGLADGGLLGPDGSPAGGGAWSFATHRVLRRYLLSTACHDTGLDSARDTAVETMLDEGFMGAVEEELGAR